The Salinirubellus salinus genome segment GCGGCGCCCGAACAGTGAAGCCGTCTCCCGGAGAGACTCGACCACGATGCCGACCGGACTAGAGGCTGCCGTCGACCGCTACGCGCGGCACCTCGGCTACTCGCTCTCCGACGCCCGGGTCGTGGCGTTCGCCGAGACACTCGCCGAGTACGACGAACGACTCGAGGAACTGGACGCGCTCGTCGACCTGCCGGAGCCCCCCGAGCGCGAGCACTGGTCCCCCGACGCCGAGACCGACCCGAACGGCGCGTTCCTGACGCGGTGTGACGTCGGTGGCGGCGACGGCCCACTCGCGGAGGTGACCGTCGCGGTCAAGGACAACATCGCGGTCGCGGGGATACCCACGACCGTCGGTTCGCCCGCGATGGAGGGGTTCGTCCCGCGCACGGACGCCACGGTCGTCGAACGACTGCTCGATGCGGGTGCCCGCATCGTCGGCAAGGCGAACCTCGACGAGTTCGCCCACGGCCGGCACGTGGACTCGATGCCGTTTCGACGGGCGAAGAACCCACGCGACCCGGCGTACCAGCCGGGGAGCTCTTCGACCGGGAGTGGCGTCGCCGTCGCCGACGGGCTCGCCGACCTCGCGCTCGGCACCGACAACGGTGGGTCGGTCCGGTATCCGGCGGCGTGGTGCGGTGTCGTCGGCGTGAAACCGACCCGAGGGCTCGTCCCGCACCACGGGTTCGTCCGCGGATCGAAGACCTGTGACACGATCGGCGTGCTGGCTCGCACGACGGGCGACGTCGCCCGTGGGCTCCAGACGATCGCGGGCGAAGACCCTCGCGACGACACGACCCACGGCGCAGTCGTCGGGGACTACGTGGCGGCCGTCGAGCGTGGCCGGACGAGCCCTCCGGACGACCTCGTCGTCGGCCTCCCCGAGCAGTTCTTCGGCGAGGCGCCGGCGCTCAACGAGGTCGCGCGGGGCGCACTCGACCGGCTGGCCGACGCCGGTGCGGAGCTGCGGCCAGTCTCGGCCGACGGGGTGGAGCACGCCCGGCTGGCGTACGGGGTGTTGACCCGGGCGGAGTTCGGCACGTACGTGCGGACTGGTGCGACCGACCCCGGCCGGGTCGCGCTCCCCGACCCGGACCTCGCGGCGACACTCCGCGACCGGCTCACGAGAGACACCAGCGCGTTCCCGGACCGGGTGCTGCTCGCGACGTTGTACGCCGAACACCTGACCCAGGCGTACGGTGACCGACCGTACGCGCTCGCCCACCACCTCCGACAGCGAGTCACCGACGGACTGGACGCCGCGCTCGCCGAGGTGGACGTGCTCGCGTCGACGACCCTGACGGCGTCGCCGCCGCGACACGACGAACCCATCCCGGAAGCCGGCGGGAACACGATGCCGGCGAACGTCGGCGGGCACCCGGCCGTCAGTGTGCCCTGTGGCGAACACGACGGGTTCCCGGTCGGGTTGCAGTTCCTCGGGGGCTGGTTCGACGAGGCGACCGTCCTCCGGGCGGCCGCGCACGCCGAGACCGTCCTCGGGTAGCCCGTCACCGGTCGAACAGCGTCCCGAGGCCGACCTCGGAGTAGTCGACCTCGAGCGTCCGCAGCGCGTCCCAGAGCGTCGCCTGGTTGCTCGTCACCACCGGCTTCCCGAGGTCGGCCTCGACGTACTCGATCGCGTCGGTCACGTGGTAGTTGGTGCAGCTGAGGAAGACGCCGTCCGCGTCCGAGAGGTCCATCGCCGCGAGCTGTCGGTAGGCCTGCTCCGGGAGCTGTGCCCCGTGGCTGCGCCGGTCGAGGTCCGACCCCGCGATGTCGATGCCGAGGCCGTCCGTGGTCGTGACCTCGAAGCCGACGCCCTCGAAGAACCGCTCGGCCCGCGTGTTCAGCTCCTCGACGTACGGTGTAGCGATGGCGACGGATTCGAGTTCGAGGGCCTCCATCGCTCGCCGGACCGCGGCGGCCGTCGTCACGGTCGGCACCCCCGAGATGGCCTCCAGTTCGGCCTCCAGTTCGGCGTCGTGGCCCGCGCCG includes the following:
- a CDS encoding amidase codes for the protein MPTGLEAAVDRYARHLGYSLSDARVVAFAETLAEYDERLEELDALVDLPEPPEREHWSPDAETDPNGAFLTRCDVGGGDGPLAEVTVAVKDNIAVAGIPTTVGSPAMEGFVPRTDATVVERLLDAGARIVGKANLDEFAHGRHVDSMPFRRAKNPRDPAYQPGSSSTGSGVAVADGLADLALGTDNGGSVRYPAAWCGVVGVKPTRGLVPHHGFVRGSKTCDTIGVLARTTGDVARGLQTIAGEDPRDDTTHGAVVGDYVAAVERGRTSPPDDLVVGLPEQFFGEAPALNEVARGALDRLADAGAELRPVSADGVEHARLAYGVLTRAEFGTYVRTGATDPGRVALPDPDLAATLRDRLTRDTSAFPDRVLLATLYAEHLTQAYGDRPYALAHHLRQRVTDGLDAALAEVDVLASTTLTASPPRHDEPIPEAGGNTMPANVGGHPAVSVPCGEHDGFPVGLQFLGGWFDEATVLRAAAHAETVLG
- a CDS encoding maleate cis-trans isomerase family protein, which encodes MYGWRGRIGLIVPSTNTVNEPDFYRHLPEGVSVHVSRMYLDQEAHRESDDLDELEKMTADADRCARSLATADVDVIAYGCTSGSFMDGAGHDAELEAELEAISGVPTVTTAAAVRRAMEALELESVAIATPYVEELNTRAERFFEGVGFEVTTTDGLGIDIAGSDLDRRSHGAQLPEQAYRQLAAMDLSDADGVFLSCTNYHVTDAIEYVEADLGKPVVTSNQATLWDALRTLEVDYSEVGLGTLFDR